Below is a genomic region from Sporomusaceae bacterium.
GCTATTTCCACCATCCCGTCCCTGATATCCTGGGCCGGGATATAGGCGAAGGCCACCAGATAGCCTTGCTGGCGCATATGCTTGGTCAGCCTGCCGGCCAGGGCGTTAAGTTCGCCGAGGCTCAGCTCCTTGCCGGCTTCGGCTCGGACGAGGCTTAAAAGCTTGTCCGCCGCCAGGGGCGGTTCGCCGCCGATGCGGAACCCCTGCACCGTTATCTTCGCCTGGTCGGTGCCGGTGGCCGCCGGCTGCCGGCCCTCCACCGTGATGGCCGGTTCCTTGTTTTCGGCCGGCGGCTTGACCGCGGCCGGCGGTTTGGCGCCTTCGAGCACCGCCCCCGTGTTGGGCGGCGCGGCGTAGGCCGGCAACCCGGCGAGCAGCGCCCCGGCGATAAAAAGGCCGATTAACGTTCTCAGGCATTCATACTTCATGCAAAGCCTTCCTTATCCTGCGATTTCCCGCGCCAGCTCCTCAAAGCTCCGCACCGTCCGCTCGCCGCCGGTCGCGA
It encodes:
- a CDS encoding POTRA domain-containing protein, with the translated sequence MKYECLRTLIGLFIAGALLAGLPAYAAPPNTGAVLEGAKPPAAVKPPAENKEPAITVEGRQPAATGTDQAKITVQGFRIGGEPPLAADKLLSLVRAEAGKELSLGELNALAGRLTKHMRQQGYLVAFAYIPAQDIRDGMVEIA